One region of Gemmatimonadaceae bacterium genomic DNA includes:
- a CDS encoding Flp family type IVb pilin, which translates to MNLVRKFLKSDDAIAVTEYALLIALVAVVLVAVVLAFGTGISSWFKKKTDSITTV; encoded by the coding sequence ATGAACCTCGTTCGCAAGTTCCTCAAGTCTGACGACGCCATCGCCGTCACTGAGTACGCGCTCCTGATCGCGCTGGTCGCGGTCGTGCTGGTCGCGGTCGTGTTGGCGTTCGGCACCGGTATCAGCTCCTGGTTCAAGAAGAAGACCGATTCGATCACGACCGTCTAA
- a CDS encoding prepilin peptidase produces the protein MVACVTDVRARRIPNALVVVILLSGVAFSVSTWPLSVALLRSVEGVGLGFAIWVAFWLLGMLGAGDVKFFAAAGAWLGPGPTWRAALIAALLGGVLAVFTLLRQRRLQAGVERTALALSSRSLGVLGATGDDRPGLKRHLPYGVALAGGALVAAWFPKILA, from the coding sequence TTGGTAGCCTGCGTCACCGACGTTCGGGCCCGACGAATCCCGAACGCCCTAGTGGTGGTTATCCTCCTCTCGGGCGTGGCGTTCTCTGTCTCGACGTGGCCGCTGTCGGTGGCCCTCCTCCGCAGTGTGGAAGGGGTCGGACTGGGCTTCGCCATCTGGGTCGCGTTCTGGCTGCTAGGGATGCTCGGTGCCGGAGACGTCAAGTTCTTTGCGGCGGCCGGAGCGTGGCTGGGACCGGGACCAACCTGGCGTGCCGCCTTGATCGCGGCGCTGCTTGGTGGCGTACTGGCTGTCTTCACGCTTTTGCGCCAGCGTCGTCTGCAGGCCGGAGTGGAGCGCACGGCTCTTGCGTTATCATCTCGCTCGTTGGGCGTCCTTGGTGCAACGGGCGACGACCGGCCGGGACTGAAACGGCACCTGCCGTATGGTGTCGCTCTGGCCGGTGGTGCGCTCGTGGCAGCGTGGTTTCCGAAAATCTTGGCATAG
- a CDS encoding pilus assembly protein, with protein MRWMRSRWRAFRNQQHGAAVVEFALVVPIFFLLVWGGLSFSRAYQRLNVLTGALREGARYGATLSAGTIGAVEDSARARITIYSTAFGFPVDPNQVTAALVGNEVRVSVTNYPLFADLTGFSVLSTITVTRQAIFRWERS; from the coding sequence ATGCGCTGGATGCGGAGTCGATGGCGTGCCTTTCGGAACCAGCAACACGGCGCCGCCGTTGTCGAGTTCGCGCTTGTCGTGCCCATCTTTTTCCTGCTGGTGTGGGGCGGGTTGAGCTTCTCACGGGCGTACCAGCGACTGAACGTCCTGACCGGCGCGTTGCGCGAAGGCGCCCGATACGGCGCGACATTGAGTGCCGGGACCATCGGGGCCGTAGAGGACTCTGCCAGAGCCCGAATCACTATCTATTCGACGGCCTTCGGATTTCCGGTGGACCCGAATCAGGTCACGGCAGCGCTGGTTGGCAACGAGGTGCGGGTCAGCGTCACGAATTACCCATTGTTCGCCGATCTGACCGGATTCAGCGTGCTCAGCACCATTACAGTCACTCGGCAGGCCATTTTTCGTTGGGAACGTTCGTAG
- the cpaB gene encoding Flp pilus assembly protein CpaB, which yields MAIRRYSSVLIASLFVAAIATYLVFRYINASTARNQIATRPVVVAAKDIAEGAEIQEADVRVEQWPEPVVPENAFETPVRVSGRVSHVAIYAGEAIVPGRLAPEGAAPGLEAKITPGKRAMGVRINDVSGMNGMIQPNSRVDILLTLGASSTGEPRSAKLFMENMRVLAMGAEVTRGADGRVTPSGVATIEVTPEESELLAVATARGQIQLVLRGFSEAGDANARKSNTSNAAAMLRETVPTPPPPAARPAPRTSTPAPRAEPIVPSVPVPVVKAPAVPDSLTVQVWRGAKRQDEKLKKDTIKRDTIRP from the coding sequence ATGGCCATTCGCAGGTATTCATCTGTTCTGATCGCATCGCTTTTCGTCGCCGCCATCGCGACGTATTTGGTGTTTCGGTACATCAATGCCAGCACGGCGCGTAATCAGATCGCGACGCGCCCCGTGGTGGTCGCTGCCAAGGACATCGCCGAGGGTGCCGAAATCCAGGAAGCCGACGTACGCGTTGAGCAGTGGCCCGAACCCGTGGTTCCCGAGAACGCGTTCGAGACCCCCGTGCGGGTGAGCGGACGCGTGTCACATGTGGCCATCTATGCGGGCGAGGCAATCGTGCCGGGTCGGCTGGCTCCCGAAGGCGCGGCGCCAGGGCTGGAAGCCAAGATCACCCCGGGAAAGCGGGCGATGGGGGTGCGTATCAATGATGTGTCGGGCATGAACGGCATGATCCAGCCCAACAGTCGCGTGGACATCCTGCTCACCCTCGGGGCGAGCAGCACGGGTGAACCGCGATCGGCCAAGCTGTTCATGGAGAACATGCGCGTACTGGCCATGGGTGCTGAGGTGACCCGCGGGGCCGACGGACGCGTAACGCCAAGTGGAGTGGCCACGATTGAGGTGACCCCGGAAGAGTCGGAACTGCTGGCCGTTGCCACCGCGCGCGGACAAATCCAGCTCGTGTTGCGGGGATTCTCCGAAGCCGGTGATGCGAACGCCAGGAAGTCCAATACCAGCAACGCCGCCGCCATGTTGCGCGAGACGGTACCGACGCCGCCGCCGCCGGCCGCCCGTCCGGCACCGCGCACGTCGACACCGGCACCGCGGGCCGAACCCATTGTGCCATCGGTACCAGTCCCCGTGGTAAAGGCTCCCGCAGTACCGGATTCGCTGACCGTGCAGGTGTGGCGAGGGGCCAAACGACAGGATGAAAAGCTCAAGAAGGACACCATCAAACGCGACACAATCCGGCCCTGA
- a CDS encoding pilus assembly protein N-terminal domain-containing protein — protein MTTPIMNRLHRVARRVAVLAVFLFANPARAQLADTPVKPLSLSVGRAYPLRTDENVTKVSIALPDIADVVVISAREVLINAMKLGETDAILWFADGTRAHYRITVHSPSDRKQIAIGVKFAEVRRDALRNLGVSAVWRDKSTRTGTGIFNTDQPIDRTTGDVTLPSSARFLTVLSDLGTTSVLAFLDAEEQRGNARLLAEPNIIAGNLESASFLAGGEVPVPVVQGGGAGGANNGITIQYREFGIRLSFVAEIISDSLIKLIFTPEVSSLDFSNGVVLSGFRIPAFRTRRITSTLDVRRDQSLIVSGLFSDDEQRVRSGVPLLKDIPILGALFSSSSFQRNESELVVVVTPVLIDPMNPREQDLVRSKPDTTRPAMDALKKRLPPTKKP, from the coding sequence TTGACCACACCAATCATGAATCGACTACATCGGGTCGCGCGCCGCGTGGCTGTCCTGGCGGTGTTCCTGTTCGCCAATCCGGCGCGGGCCCAGCTGGCTGACACGCCCGTCAAACCGCTGTCGTTGTCTGTCGGCCGCGCTTATCCGCTACGCACCGACGAAAATGTCACCAAGGTGTCGATCGCACTGCCGGATATCGCCGACGTGGTGGTGATTTCCGCCCGGGAAGTCCTGATCAACGCCATGAAACTTGGCGAGACCGACGCCATCCTCTGGTTTGCCGACGGGACCCGCGCGCACTATCGGATTACCGTGCATTCACCGTCCGATCGCAAGCAAATCGCGATCGGCGTGAAATTCGCCGAAGTGCGTCGCGACGCGCTACGCAACCTCGGCGTGTCCGCCGTCTGGCGTGACAAGAGCACGCGCACCGGTACGGGCATCTTCAATACCGATCAACCCATCGACAGGACCACGGGCGACGTCACGCTGCCGTCGTCGGCACGATTCCTGACCGTGTTGTCCGACCTGGGCACGACCAGTGTGCTCGCCTTCCTCGATGCCGAAGAACAGCGCGGCAACGCACGCCTGTTGGCTGAACCCAACATCATCGCCGGCAATCTCGAATCCGCCTCGTTCCTCGCTGGCGGCGAAGTGCCGGTGCCCGTCGTGCAAGGCGGGGGCGCCGGGGGCGCCAACAACGGCATCACCATCCAGTATCGCGAGTTCGGCATACGACTGTCATTCGTGGCCGAAATCATCAGCGACAGCCTGATCAAGCTCATTTTTACGCCGGAAGTTTCGAGTCTCGATTTTTCGAATGGCGTGGTGCTGTCCGGGTTCCGCATTCCGGCATTTCGCACCCGTCGCATTACCAGCACGCTCGACGTGCGTCGCGATCAGAGTTTGATTGTGTCTGGTCTGTTCTCTGACGATGAGCAGAGGGTGCGCAGCGGCGTGCCCTTGCTCAAGGACATCCCCATTCTCGGTGCCTTGTTTTCGAGCTCATCCTTCCAGCGCAACGAATCCGAGCTGGTGGTGGTCGTGACGCCGGTCCTCATCGATCCGATGAATCCGCGTGAACAGGATCTGGTGCGGTCCAAACCGGATACGACACGACCGGCCATGGATGCGCTCAAGAAGCGTCTTCCGCCCACCAAGAAACCGTGA